The following coding sequences lie in one Thalassoglobus polymorphus genomic window:
- the polX gene encoding DNA polymerase/3'-5' exonuclease PolX, producing MKNSDVARHFEEIGDLLEIQGANSFRVRAYRNGSRTIEDLAEPIASIAAEGEKALVELPGIGKDIAAKIVVLLETGTTPQLEQLREEVPPGVVQMLRIQGLGPKKVKALFKELEVTSLEELKAAAESGAVAELKGFGKKTAQTILDGIEHVEQAGNRYFISEALVPAELILEDLLKLDSVTQASIAGSARRRKETCGDLDLLATSSNSAEAMELLANHELVEKVLAQGDTKQRVRLRSGIEMDLRVVPDESYGAAMQYFTGSKEHNIVIRQRAQKRGLRLNEYGIFKDEELVAGKTEEEVYKAVDLPWIPPELRENRGEIEQAEEGQLPKLLELKDIKGDLHMHTTATDGTASIREMAEAARERGLKYIAITDHSKRVTMANGLDADRLRKHWAEIRKIREEFSDIEILCGIECDILEDAELDLPDDVLSEGDWVIAVLHYGLKQPGEQIMKRLLNAVKNPYVCAIGHPSGRIVGRRPGADIHYPDLFKAAADHGVFMEINAHPSRLDLDDIQAAAAKDHGIPIVINTDAHSTTGFDVMKYGVYQARRAGLEKKDVANTRTFKQFKKMLRTSS from the coding sequence ATGAAGAACTCAGATGTTGCTCGACACTTTGAAGAGATCGGGGACCTGCTGGAAATCCAGGGGGCGAATTCATTCCGAGTTCGGGCTTATCGAAACGGGTCGCGAACGATCGAGGATCTGGCTGAGCCGATTGCCAGTATCGCTGCCGAAGGAGAAAAGGCCCTCGTTGAACTTCCGGGGATCGGGAAGGATATCGCTGCCAAAATTGTTGTTCTACTGGAAACCGGAACAACTCCTCAGTTGGAACAATTGCGAGAAGAAGTTCCGCCCGGTGTGGTGCAAATGCTGAGGATTCAGGGACTCGGCCCCAAGAAAGTGAAAGCGCTCTTTAAAGAACTGGAGGTGACTTCGCTGGAGGAATTGAAGGCAGCTGCCGAATCAGGAGCTGTTGCCGAACTCAAAGGGTTCGGAAAGAAAACTGCCCAGACGATTCTGGATGGGATTGAACATGTCGAGCAAGCGGGAAACCGGTATTTTATCTCCGAAGCGCTCGTCCCTGCTGAGTTGATTCTCGAAGATCTTTTGAAGCTGGATTCCGTCACACAGGCATCGATCGCCGGGAGCGCGCGGCGTCGAAAGGAGACCTGTGGCGACCTCGACCTATTGGCGACCTCATCCAATTCGGCGGAAGCGATGGAGTTGCTTGCTAATCATGAACTTGTCGAGAAAGTCCTTGCACAAGGAGACACGAAACAGCGAGTGCGGTTGCGATCGGGGATCGAAATGGATTTGCGAGTGGTACCTGATGAATCGTACGGAGCCGCAATGCAGTATTTCACCGGCTCGAAAGAACACAACATCGTCATCCGCCAACGAGCACAAAAACGTGGCCTGCGCTTGAACGAGTACGGAATCTTCAAGGATGAGGAACTCGTTGCCGGGAAGACTGAAGAAGAGGTTTACAAAGCGGTCGACTTACCCTGGATTCCGCCTGAGTTGCGAGAGAATCGGGGTGAGATTGAACAGGCTGAAGAGGGTCAGTTGCCGAAGCTGTTGGAGCTGAAGGACATCAAAGGTGATTTGCATATGCACACCACCGCGACTGATGGGACGGCGAGTATTCGTGAAATGGCTGAGGCGGCTCGCGAGCGTGGGTTGAAGTACATCGCGATTACCGATCACTCGAAACGTGTCACAATGGCGAATGGCCTTGATGCTGATCGCTTGCGTAAGCACTGGGCAGAGATTCGGAAGATACGCGAAGAGTTCTCGGACATCGAGATTTTGTGCGGAATCGAATGCGATATCCTCGAAGATGCTGAACTGGATTTGCCGGACGATGTCCTCTCGGAAGGAGACTGGGTGATCGCAGTGTTGCATTATGGACTGAAGCAACCGGGTGAGCAGATCATGAAACGATTACTCAACGCGGTGAAAAATCCATACGTCTGTGCGATTGGTCATCCCTCGGGAAGAATTGTCGGTCGGCGACCGGGAGCAGATATTCACTATCCCGATTTATTCAAGGCAGCTGCCGATCACGGCGTTTTCATGGAGATCAATGCGCATCCATCGCGTCTTGACTTGGACGACATACAAGCCGCGGCGGCCAAAGATCACGGGATTCCCATTGTGATCAATACTGATGCTCACTCCACGACAGGCTTCGATGTGATGAAGTACGGAGTGTATCAGGCGCGCCGAGCCGGGTTGGAAAAGAAAGATGTTGCGAATACGCGGACGTTCAAGCAGTTCAAAAAGATGCTGCGAACGAGTTCGTGA
- a CDS encoding M20 family metallopeptidase, producing MPSALEYTQSMVAFDSVSSKSNVEVTNQIEDWLKQLGCEVERVDYIDANGVSKSNILGKIGSGEGGLAYFGHSDVVPATTWVFDEHGPFEPTIKDGKLFGRGTTDMKGSVACFLAAMESVKNKQLTAPVYFCCTADEEVGMRGAEQVVKNSSMYREMVAGQARAIIGEPTMLDVVHGHKGGCSIVVTSKGRAAHSSTKEGINANWKMIPFLAEMRALNDELESDSKWQNEEFTPPTMTMNIGINDHTGAINITPPQSICTIYYRRMPGIDAEPIFERIQNAAESNGLEFEARFRANPFYIDPKAEYVQECLELAENKTPRTVSYGTDGAWYYELERAVVMGPGNIAQAHTHDEFLDLKEFDRGTDIYTRMIHRWCL from the coding sequence ATGCCATCTGCGCTGGAATACACACAATCAATGGTCGCTTTTGACTCTGTTTCTTCAAAATCAAATGTTGAAGTCACAAATCAGATTGAAGACTGGCTGAAGCAACTCGGCTGCGAGGTGGAACGAGTTGATTACATCGACGCCAACGGTGTCAGCAAATCGAACATCCTTGGAAAAATCGGCTCCGGTGAGGGTGGCCTGGCTTACTTTGGCCATTCAGATGTCGTCCCCGCGACGACTTGGGTCTTCGATGAACATGGTCCCTTCGAACCGACGATCAAAGATGGCAAACTGTTCGGTCGAGGAACAACCGACATGAAAGGGTCTGTCGCCTGCTTTCTGGCAGCGATGGAATCGGTCAAAAACAAACAGTTGACTGCTCCAGTTTACTTCTGCTGTACAGCTGACGAAGAAGTCGGAATGCGCGGAGCAGAGCAGGTTGTCAAAAACTCTTCCATGTACCGTGAAATGGTCGCCGGTCAGGCGCGTGCGATTATTGGTGAACCGACCATGCTTGATGTTGTCCACGGTCACAAAGGAGGCTGTTCAATCGTAGTGACATCAAAAGGCCGGGCTGCCCACTCAAGCACCAAAGAAGGAATCAACGCCAACTGGAAAATGATTCCGTTCCTGGCGGAAATGAGAGCCCTCAACGACGAGTTGGAATCGGACTCGAAGTGGCAAAACGAAGAATTCACGCCCCCTACGATGACGATGAACATCGGGATCAACGATCACACGGGAGCGATCAACATCACGCCGCCGCAGAGTATCTGCACGATCTACTATCGCCGTATGCCGGGCATCGACGCTGAGCCGATTTTCGAACGGATTCAAAACGCTGCCGAGTCCAACGGTCTCGAATTCGAGGCCCGCTTCAGAGCAAACCCATTCTATATCGACCCGAAAGCTGAGTACGTTCAGGAATGTCTGGAACTCGCTGAGAACAAAACGCCTCGGACCGTTTCTTACGGCACCGATGGGGCCTGGTATTACGAACTCGAACGAGCCGTGGTGATGGGCCCCGGAAACATTGCTCAAGCCCACACTCACGACGAATTCCTCGACCTCAAAGAGTTCGACCGAGGCACCGACATCTACACCCGCATGATCCACCGCTGGTGCCTGTAG